The nucleotide window GAAAAAAGGTTTGGTAATAAGCGAGTTCTTGCCGGATTTTAAAGGAACGGTATATTCTTATCCAAGGCGAAACCGTCTTCTTAGTGCGATTTCATGCGGAGTGCTTGTTGTAGAGGCTGGAGAAAAGAGCGGAACGATGTATACTGTCGAATATGCGCTTGAACAAGGTCGAAATGTTTTTGTTTTGACAGGAGCGGCCGATAACACCAAGATTTTGGGCAACCTTAGGCTTATAAGAAATTCACAATGCGCCATGGTATATGAGCCTAAGCATATATTGGAAGAATTAAACATAAATTACACAAAAAAAGAAAAAGCCGCGACTTTACAATTAGATTTTAATGAACAAAAAATACTTGACTTATTATCAAATGGTGAATTACACTATGATAATATTTTATATAGTACGGATTTGTCTGTAAACGAGCTTAACAGTCTTTTGACTATAATGGAGATCAAAGGACTTATTAATAAAAACGGATCAAAATACTTTTTAGCATAAAGGAGAAAATGTTTGAAACTTGTTATTATTGAGGGTGAAGGCAAACGCGAAACCATTAATAAATATCTAAAGGGGATAGATTCGTCTTACAATGTTATAGCAACTAAAGGACATGTTAGGGATTTGCCCGAACATGTTTTGGCTGTCAATATAAAAAACAATTTTGAACCAAGGTACGAAATTATTCCCAACAAAAAAGATGTTATCAAGCAGCTCAAAGAAAAGGCGCAAAAAGCCGAACAGATTTTGCTTGCAACCGACCCTGATAGAGAAGGCGAAGCAATATCATGGCATTTGTCCCACATCTTAGATATACCGCCTGATTCACCCTGCAGAATAGTTTTCAACGAAATTTCAAAACACGCAGTAGAAAATGCGATAAAAAATCCAAGAGCTATTGACCTTAATCTTGTTGACGCACAGCAAGCAAGAAGAGTGTTGGATAGATTGGTGGGTTACAAGCTGTCTCCGATTATTAGCAAAAAAATCAGAAGCAAATTATCTGCTGGACGTGTTCAATCAGTCACTTTAAAGATGGTGGTTGACAGAGAAAGAGAAATTAACTCTTTTGTTCCTAAAGAATACTGGTTTTTAAAAGCGCTGCTAGAAAAAGACAAAGTTGCTTTTTTGGCAAAACTTAATTCATATAACGGCAAAAAGATTGAAATCAATAATCAGTCCGAAATAGATGAGATACTCAAAAATTTGCAGGGCGCTCAGTATCGCGTAACCAAAATCAAAAAATCAGTTACAAAATCACATGCTCCTGCCCCTTATACTACAAGCACTATGCAGCAAGACGCATTAAACAAGCTTGGCATGTCATTAAAAGTAGCTTCAGCTAGTGCGCAAAACCTTTATGAAGGGGTTGAACTTGGTGCGGAAGGCAAAGTTGCGCTTGTAACATATATCAGAACAGACTCGACGCGTATTTCTCCCGAAGCTCAAAAAATGGCAGAGGATTACATCAAAAGCAAATTTGGCGCTGAATATTATCCCGAAACACCTAACAGATATAAATCCAAAAAAGGCATTCAGGACGCTCACGAAGCGATAAGACCTATATCTTTAGAGCGCACACCCGAATCTGTCAAAGATTATCTTAATAAAAATCTTTATAGATTATATAAGATGATATACGAGAGATTTTTGGCAAGCCAGATGGCGCAGGCTCAATACGATACAATCAATGCCGAAATTAGTGCCAATGACTATGTTTTTAATGCCAATGGAAGAACGCTTAAATTTAGAGGTTTTTTGGCTGCATACGGCATAGATGCCGAAGATGTCAAAGAAAAGCAAAAAGAACAAGCTGAAAATGAAGATGATGACGAAAATATAGATAACATCTTGCCTCCTCTTAGCGAAGGCGATAATTTGACGCTAAGAGAGTTAAAACCTGAGCAAAAATTCACTAAGCCGCCCGCAAGATATACCGAAGCGTCTTTGGTAAAAGCCATGGAAGAAAACGGCATAGGAAGACCGGCAACATATACTCCAACTATTACTATTTTGTTTACAAAGGAATATGTTGAAAGAGAAGGCAAAAGTATAAAGCCTACCGAACTTGGTTTCCAAGTTACCGATATGCTGGTCAGGTATTTCCCCGACATTATGAATGTGGAATTTACCGCCAATATGGAAAATATGCTTGATGATATCGAAGACGGCGGAAAAATCTGGCAAGAAGTTATAAAAGATTTTTATTATGGCGGATTTGAACAAGAAGTCAATGCCGCACTCAACGACAGCTTTTCACTAAAGGTTCCTGATGAGCAGAGCGATATAAAATGTGAATTCTGCGGCGTTAATATGGTAATAAGACAAGGCAAATACGGAAAATTTTTGGCTTGTCCCAATTATCCCAAATGTAAAAATACCAAGAATCTAGATGGTTCTAGCATAGAACAAGCTGCTGCCACGGGTGAAAAATGCGAAAAATGCGGCGGCGATATGGTTATAAAAATGGGCAAGTTTGGCAAATTTTTGGGTTGTTCCAACTATCCGAAGTGCCGTAACATCAAGCCTCTTTTGGACGGAAGCAATGATTATGGAACATGTCCTCAATGTTCAAAACCTCTAGTAAAAAGGCGTTCACGCCGCGGAGAATTTTTTGCTTGCAGCGGCTATCCTGATTGTCATTTTATCTCATCAGATCCGCTCAATAATGAAAAATGCCCTGTTTGCGGCTCTTATACTGTGCTAAAACATTACAAAAGCGGAGATGTGATAAAGTGCGGTTCCAAAGAATGCGGATATTCTCATCCCATTGAAAATCAGAATTCTCAAGATCAAAATCAAAATACCAACACATAATAATCTAAAAAACATATAGAAAAATTTAATAATAACAGGTAAAGCATTTTGAAAAAAGGTTCAAAAGTTAAGATAATAGGGGGCGGACTTGCAGGCAGTGAGTCCGCCTATCAATTAGCAAAACGCGGTGTTGAAGTAGTGCTTGTGGATATCAAGCCCAAGGCATTTACGCCTGCTCATCACAATCCCAATTTTGCCGAATTAGTCTGCAGCAATTCGTTAAAAGCAAAAGGTCATGCAACTTCTTCTGGACTACTAAAAGAGGAATTATTAGAGCTTGATTCGCTTATAATTAAAACTGCGTATGATACAAGCGTGGCTGCGGGCGGTGCATTGGCTGTGGAAAGAGAGGCTTTTTCACAAAAAATTACAGACACTATAAAATCAATGCCCAATATTAATATTGTCTGTGAGGAATATAAAGAAATAGATATCAACGCCCCGACAATTATAGCGACAGGTCCGCTTACTACAGGTGATTTGGCTAATAGTCTAAAAAATCTGACAGACGGCGAGCATCTTTATTTTTTTGATTCAGCCGCACCCATAGTAACTGCTGAGAGCATAGACTATGACAATGCGTTTTGGGGCAGCAGATACCAAAAAGGCGGAGATGACTATCTCAACTGCCCTATGAATAAAGAGCAGTACGAGCTTTTTTGGAATGAGCTGGTTAATTCAGCTTGTGTTGAATTAAAAGGCTTTGAGGGAAAAGAAGTTTTTGAAGGCTGTATGCCCATAGAAGTTATGGCAAAACGCGGCATTGATACATTGAGATTTGGACCTTTAAAACCTGTAGGACTTAAAGACAAAGATGGCAATCGTCCTTATGCTGTTGTTCAGTTAAGAGCAGAAAATAACGAAAAGACATTGTTTAACCTTGTAGGATTTCAGACCAATCTCAAGTTCGGTGAACAAAAAAGGGTATTTTCTTTGATCCCCGCTTTGAAAAATGCGGAGTTTGTAAGATATGGAGTAATGCACCGCAACACTTATATAAATGCGCCCAAATGTCTTAATAAATTTTTTCAATTAAAAAAATATCCCAATATCTTTATAGCAGGGCAGTTAAGCGGTGTGGAAGGCTATGTCGAAAGTACGGCTTCTGGTCTTATTGCTGCTATTAATATGTATAAATATATTAACGACCAAAGTATGACAGAAGTACCCAAATACTCTATGATAGGCGCGCTTATAGATTATATAACTACGGAAAGAAAAGATTTTCAGCCAATGAACGCTAATTTTGGAATAATGCCGCCTTTGGACACAAGGTTCAAAAACAAGCAAGAGAGATATGAGCAGTATTCTATAAGGGCGTTAGACGAAATAAAAAGATATAAATTATCAATATTGTGAAGATAACGAGATATAACTAATTATGAATTGATTTAAAATTTGATTATGATAAAATTAAATAAATAACTTTTATCCAATCAATTTATAAAGAAGAGGTAAGATATGGATGCATTAAAGGGAACGACCATAGTAGCTGTTAGAAAAGACGGTAAAACCGCTATTGCAGGCGATGGTCAAGTTACAAGCGGACAAAGCGTAGTACTGAAGAACAATGCCGTTAAGGTAAGAAGATTATATGATGATAAGGTTGTAATAGGTTTTGCAGGTACGGTTGCAGATGCATTTACTTTGTCAGACAAGTTTGAAGAAATGCTTCAAAAATACAGCGGCAACCTCATGAGAAGTGCCGTAGAACTTGCAAAATTGTGGCGTAGCGACAAGGTGCTAAGAAAACTTGAAGCAATGATGATTGTGGCAGACGCAAACAATCTTTTTATTGTAAGCGGTATGGGAGATGTCATAGATCCTGAAGATGGTGTTTGTGCGATAGGTTCTGGCGGTAATTATGCATTGGCGGCAGCAAGAGCATTGGTAAAGAATACCAATTTGAGTGCAAAAGAAATAGCGCTGAAATCCATTGAAATAGCAGGCGACATCTGCGTATTTACCAACAAGAATATTACAGTGGAGGAAGTCTAATCTATGAATATGACACCTAAGCAAATAGTAGCCGAATTAGACAGATATATAATAGGACAGCACAATGCTAAGCGCGCAGTTGCTGTTGCTTTGAGAAATAGATACAGAAGAAGCATGCTAAGCCCTGAACAAAGGGACGAAATAACTCCTAAGAATATTAT belongs to Clostridia bacterium and includes:
- the topA gene encoding type I DNA topoisomerase, coding for MKLVIIEGEGKRETINKYLKGIDSSYNVIATKGHVRDLPEHVLAVNIKNNFEPRYEIIPNKKDVIKQLKEKAQKAEQILLATDPDREGEAISWHLSHILDIPPDSPCRIVFNEISKHAVENAIKNPRAIDLNLVDAQQARRVLDRLVGYKLSPIISKKIRSKLSAGRVQSVTLKMVVDREREINSFVPKEYWFLKALLEKDKVAFLAKLNSYNGKKIEINNQSEIDEILKNLQGAQYRVTKIKKSVTKSHAPAPYTTSTMQQDALNKLGMSLKVASASAQNLYEGVELGAEGKVALVTYIRTDSTRISPEAQKMAEDYIKSKFGAEYYPETPNRYKSKKGIQDAHEAIRPISLERTPESVKDYLNKNLYRLYKMIYERFLASQMAQAQYDTINAEISANDYVFNANGRTLKFRGFLAAYGIDAEDVKEKQKEQAENEDDDENIDNILPPLSEGDNLTLRELKPEQKFTKPPARYTEASLVKAMEENGIGRPATYTPTITILFTKEYVEREGKSIKPTELGFQVTDMLVRYFPDIMNVEFTANMENMLDDIEDGGKIWQEVIKDFYYGGFEQEVNAALNDSFSLKVPDEQSDIKCEFCGVNMVIRQGKYGKFLACPNYPKCKNTKNLDGSSIEQAAATGEKCEKCGGDMVIKMGKFGKFLGCSNYPKCRNIKPLLDGSNDYGTCPQCSKPLVKRRSRRGEFFACSGYPDCHFISSDPLNNEKCPVCGSYTVLKHYKSGDVIKCGSKECGYSHPIENQNSQDQNQNTNT
- the trmFO gene encoding methylenetetrahydrofolate--tRNA-(uracil(54)-C(5))-methyltransferase (FADH(2)-oxidizing) TrmFO, with amino-acid sequence MKKGSKVKIIGGGLAGSESAYQLAKRGVEVVLVDIKPKAFTPAHHNPNFAELVCSNSLKAKGHATSSGLLKEELLELDSLIIKTAYDTSVAAGGALAVEREAFSQKITDTIKSMPNINIVCEEYKEIDINAPTIIATGPLTTGDLANSLKNLTDGEHLYFFDSAAPIVTAESIDYDNAFWGSRYQKGGDDYLNCPMNKEQYELFWNELVNSACVELKGFEGKEVFEGCMPIEVMAKRGIDTLRFGPLKPVGLKDKDGNRPYAVVQLRAENNEKTLFNLVGFQTNLKFGEQKRVFSLIPALKNAEFVRYGVMHRNTYINAPKCLNKFFQLKKYPNIFIAGQLSGVEGYVESTASGLIAAINMYKYINDQSMTEVPKYSMIGALIDYITTERKDFQPMNANFGIMPPLDTRFKNKQERYEQYSIRALDEIKRYKLSIL
- the hslV gene encoding ATP-dependent protease subunit HslV, translated to MDALKGTTIVAVRKDGKTAIAGDGQVTSGQSVVLKNNAVKVRRLYDDKVVIGFAGTVADAFTLSDKFEEMLQKYSGNLMRSAVELAKLWRSDKVLRKLEAMMIVADANNLFIVSGMGDVIDPEDGVCAIGSGGNYALAAARALVKNTNLSAKEIALKSIEIAGDICVFTNKNITVEEV